A window from Carassius gibelio isolate Cgi1373 ecotype wild population from Czech Republic chromosome B3, carGib1.2-hapl.c, whole genome shotgun sequence encodes these proteins:
- the LOC127953849 gene encoding dynamin-2 isoform X7, whose translation MGNRGMEDLIPLINKLQDAFSSIGQSCNLDLPQIAVVGGQSAGKSSVLENFVGRDFLPRGSGIVTRRPLILQLVNNKAEYAEFLHCKGRKFVDFDEVRQEIEAETDRITGSNKGISPIPINLRVYSPHVLNLTLIDLPGMTKVAVGDQPPDIEHQIRDMILQFITRESCLILAVTPANTDLANSDALKVAKEVDPQGLRTIGVITKLDLMDEGTDARDILENKLLPLRRGYIGVVNRSQKDIDGRKDIRAALAAERKFFLSHPSYRHMAERMGTPHLQKTLNQQLTNHIRDTLPGLRSKLQSQLLSLEKEVEEYKNFRPDDPTRKTKALLQMVQQFGVDFEKRIEGSGDQVDTAELSGGARINRIFHERFPFELVKIVFDEKELRREISHAIKNVHGVRTGLFTPDLAFETIVKKQIRKLKEPSLKCVDLVVSELTTLVRKSGNKLGSYPRLREETERIVTTYVREREGKTKDQVLLLIDIELSYINTNHEDFIGFANAQQRNVVNKKRAIPNQVIRKGWLTLHISIMKGGSKEYWFVLTAESLSWYKDEEEKEKKYMLPLDNLKLRDVEKGFMSTKHIFAIFNTEQRNVYKDLRQIELACDTQEDMDSWKASFLRAGVYPEKDQVESEEAAPADTFSMDPQLERQVETIRNLVDSYISIVNKTIRDLMPKTIMHLMINNAKDFIHSELLAYLYSSGDQNSLMEESADQAQRRDEMLRMYHAIKEALNIIGDISTTTVSTPAPPPVNDSWIPETSPTPQHRPATSAPPPSRPPAVRGPTPGPPTLNPIPSFVAPPIPSRPGQDPFTAPPQIPSRPARIPPGIPSRRPPGAPNRPTIIRPAEPSLLD comes from the exons gGATTTCCTTCCCCGAGGCTCCGGAATCGTCACCCGCAGGCCTCTCATTCTGCAGCTAGTAAACAACAAAGCTG AATATGCGGAATTCTTGCACTGCAAAGGGAGAAAGTTTGTGGACTTTGATGAAGTCCGGCAAGAAATTGAAGCCGAGACCGACAGGATCACTGGCTCCAATAAGGGCATCTCTCCTATTCCCATCAACCTGAGGGTTTACTCTCCACACG TCCTGAATCTGACCCTCATCGATTTGCCCGGTATGACTAAGGTTGCGGTGGGCGACCAGCCGCCAGACATCGAGCACCAGATTCGAGACATGATTCTGCAGTTCATCACTAGAGAAAGCTGCCTGATCCTGGCGGTCACCCCGGCCAACACTGACCTGGCCAACTCAGACGCTCTCAAGGTGGCGAAGGAAGTGGACCCTCAAG GACTGCGTACCATCGGTGTGATTACTAAACTGGATCTAATGGATGAGGGTACAGACGCACGGGATATCCTGGAAAATAAACTCTTACCACTGCGCAGAG GTTATATTGGTGTAGTGAATCGTAGTCAGAAAGACATAGATGGCAGGAAGGACATTCGTGCTGCACTGGCAGCCGAAAGGAAGTTTTTCCTGTCCCACCCCAGTTACAGACACATGGCTGAACGAATGGGAACACCGCACCTACAGAAGACCCTCAACCAG caattaaCCAACCACATCCGGGACACGCTACCCGGCCTGCGCAGCAAACTCCAGTCTCAGCTTCTCTCTCTGGAAAAAGAGGTGGAAGAGTATAAGAACTTCCGCCCGGATGACCCTACGCGAAAAACCAAGGCCCTTCTGCA GATGGTCCAGCAgtttggagtggactttgagaaGCGCATCGAGGGGTCCGGAGACCAGGTGGACACTGCAGAGCTGTCCGGAGGTGCCAGGATTAACCGAATTTTCCATGAGCGCTTCCCCTTCGAGCTGGTCAAG ATTGTGTTTGACGAGAAGGAGCTCCGGCGAGAAATCAGTCACGCCATTAAGAACGTCCATGGTGTCAG AACGGGGTTGTTCACCCCTGATCTGGCCTTTGAGACTATAGTGAAAAAACAGATCCGCAAACTGAAAGAGCCCAGCCTGAAATGCGTGGACCTGGTGGTGTCCGAACTCACCACCCTCGTCAGGAAAAGTGGCAACAAG CTAGGCTCTTACCCCAGACTGCGAGAAGAGACCGAGAGGATTGTCACTACTTAtgtcagagagagagaaggcaaGACCAAGGACCAG gTCCTTTTGCTGATTGACATTGAGCTGTCATACATTAACACAAACCATGAGGACTTCATTGGATTTGCAAA CGCCCAGCAAAGGAATGTTGTCAACAAGAAAAGAGCCATTCCCAACCAG GTGATCCGTAAAGGCTGGCTAACCCTCCACATCAGCATTATGAAGGGTGGCTCCAAGGAGTACTGGTTCGTCCTGACGGCCGAATCACTGTCCTGGTACAAGGACGAGGAG GAAAAAGAGAAGAAATACATGCTTCCTCTGGACAACCTGAAGCTCAGAGACGTGGAGAAAGGCTTCATGTCCACTAAGCATATTTTTGCAATCTTCAACACTGAGCAAAG GAACGTGTACAAGGACTTGCGTCAGATCGAGCTGGCCTGTGATACGCAGGAGGACATGGACAGCTGGAAAGCCTCTTTTCTCCGAGCAGGCGTTTATCCTGAGAAAGATCAG gtggagTCAGAAGAGGCCGCTCCAGCCGACACCTTCTCCATGGACCCTCAGCTGGAGAGGCAGGTGGAGACCATCCGTAATCTGGTGGACTCTTACATCAGTATCGTCAACAAGACCATCAGAGACCTCATGCCCAAGACTATCATGCACCTCATGATCAACAAC GCTAAAGACTTCATCCACTCAGAGCTGCTGGCGTACCTGTACTCCTCGGGTGATCAGAACAGTCTGATGGAGGAGTCTGCTGACCAGGCCCAGCGCAGAGACGAGATGCTGCGTATGTACCACGCCATAAAAGAGGCCCTCAACATCATCGGTGACATCAGCACCACCACTGTGTCCACTCCTGCTCCTCCGCCCGTCAACGACAGCTGGATTCCAGAGACAAG CCCCACCCCCCAGCACAGACCGGCTACATCGGCTCCGCCCCCCAGCAGGCCTCCTGCAGTGAGAGGTCCAACGCCAGGCCCGCCCACTCTTAACCCCATCCCCTCCTTTGTAGCCCCGCCCATTCCCTCTCGCCCAGGCCAAGATCCTTTCACTGCGCCCCCTCAGATCCCCTCCCGCCCCGCCCGCATCCCCCCGGGCATCCCCAG cagaagaccccctGGCGCTCCCAACCGGCCCACCATTATCCGCCCCGCCGAGCCCTCCCTGCTAGACTAG
- the LOC127953849 gene encoding dynamin-2 isoform X1 — protein sequence MGNRGMEDLIPLINKLQDAFSSIGQSCNLDLPQIAVVGGQSAGKSSVLENFVGRDFLPRGSGIVTRRPLILQLVNNKAEYAEFLHCKGRKFVDFDEVRQEIEAETDRITGSNKGISPIPINLRVYSPHVLNLTLIDLPGMTKVAVGDQPPDIEHQIRDMILQFITRESCLILAVTPANTDLANSDALKVAKEVDPQGLRTIGVITKLDLMDEGTDARDILENKLLPLRRGYIGVVNRSQKDIDGRKDIRAALAAERKFFLSHPSYRHMAERMGTPHLQKTLNQQLTNHIRDTLPGLRSKLQSQLLSLEKEVEEYKNFRPDDPTRKTKALLQMVQQFGVDFEKRIEGSGDQVDTAELSGGARINRIFHERFPFELVKIVFDEKELRREISHAIKNVHGVRTGLFTPDLAFEAIVKKQIIKLKEPCLKCIDLVIQELINTVRQCTNKLGSYPRLREETERIVTTYVREREGKTKDQVLLLIDIELSYINTNHEDFIGFANAQQRNVVNKKRAIPNQGEILVIRKGWLTLHISIMKGGSKEYWFVLTAESLSWYKDEEEKEKKYMLPLDNLKLRDVEKGFMSTKHIFAIFNTEQRNVYKDLRQIELACDTQEDMDSWKASFLRAGVYPEKDQVESEEAAPADTFSMDPQLERQVETIRNLVDSYISIVNKTIRDLMPKTIMHLMINNAKDFIHSELLAYLYSSGDQNSLMEESADQAQRRDEMLRMYHAIKEALNIIGDISTTTVSTPAPPPVNDSWIPETSPTPQHRPATSAPPPSRPPAVRGPTPGPPTLNPIPSFVAPPIPSRPGQDPFTAPPQIPSRPARIPPGIPSRRPPGAPNRPTIIRPAEPSLLD from the exons gGATTTCCTTCCCCGAGGCTCCGGAATCGTCACCCGCAGGCCTCTCATTCTGCAGCTAGTAAACAACAAAGCTG AATATGCGGAATTCTTGCACTGCAAAGGGAGAAAGTTTGTGGACTTTGATGAAGTCCGGCAAGAAATTGAAGCCGAGACCGACAGGATCACTGGCTCCAATAAGGGCATCTCTCCTATTCCCATCAACCTGAGGGTTTACTCTCCACACG TCCTGAATCTGACCCTCATCGATTTGCCCGGTATGACTAAGGTTGCGGTGGGCGACCAGCCGCCAGACATCGAGCACCAGATTCGAGACATGATTCTGCAGTTCATCACTAGAGAAAGCTGCCTGATCCTGGCGGTCACCCCGGCCAACACTGACCTGGCCAACTCAGACGCTCTCAAGGTGGCGAAGGAAGTGGACCCTCAAG GACTGCGTACCATCGGTGTGATTACTAAACTGGATCTAATGGATGAGGGTACAGACGCACGGGATATCCTGGAAAATAAACTCTTACCACTGCGCAGAG GTTATATTGGTGTAGTGAATCGTAGTCAGAAAGACATAGATGGCAGGAAGGACATTCGTGCTGCACTGGCAGCCGAAAGGAAGTTTTTCCTGTCCCACCCCAGTTACAGACACATGGCTGAACGAATGGGAACACCGCACCTACAGAAGACCCTCAACCAG caattaaCCAACCACATCCGGGACACGCTACCCGGCCTGCGCAGCAAACTCCAGTCTCAGCTTCTCTCTCTGGAAAAAGAGGTGGAAGAGTATAAGAACTTCCGCCCGGATGACCCTACGCGAAAAACCAAGGCCCTTCTGCA GATGGTCCAGCAgtttggagtggactttgagaaGCGCATCGAGGGGTCCGGAGACCAGGTGGACACTGCAGAGCTGTCCGGAGGTGCCAGGATTAACCGAATTTTCCATGAGCGCTTCCCCTTCGAGCTGGTCAAG ATTGTGTTTGACGAGAAGGAGCTCCGGCGAGAAATCAGTCACGCCATTAAGAACGTCCATGGTGTCAG AACTGGGCTGTTCACTCCAGATCTGGCGTTTGAAGCCATCGTGAAAAAGCAGATCATTAAGCTGAAAGAGCCCTGTCTGAAATGTATCGATCTGGTTATTCAGGAGCTCATCAACACAGTCAGGCAGTGCACCAACAAG CTAGGCTCTTACCCCAGACTGCGAGAAGAGACCGAGAGGATTGTCACTACTTAtgtcagagagagagaaggcaaGACCAAGGACCAG gTCCTTTTGCTGATTGACATTGAGCTGTCATACATTAACACAAACCATGAGGACTTCATTGGATTTGCAAA CGCCCAGCAAAGGAATGTTGTCAACAAGAAAAGAGCCATTCCCAACCAG GGTGAAATACTG GTGATCCGTAAAGGCTGGCTAACCCTCCACATCAGCATTATGAAGGGTGGCTCCAAGGAGTACTGGTTCGTCCTGACGGCCGAATCACTGTCCTGGTACAAGGACGAGGAG GAAAAAGAGAAGAAATACATGCTTCCTCTGGACAACCTGAAGCTCAGAGACGTGGAGAAAGGCTTCATGTCCACTAAGCATATTTTTGCAATCTTCAACACTGAGCAAAG GAACGTGTACAAGGACTTGCGTCAGATCGAGCTGGCCTGTGATACGCAGGAGGACATGGACAGCTGGAAAGCCTCTTTTCTCCGAGCAGGCGTTTATCCTGAGAAAGATCAG gtggagTCAGAAGAGGCCGCTCCAGCCGACACCTTCTCCATGGACCCTCAGCTGGAGAGGCAGGTGGAGACCATCCGTAATCTGGTGGACTCTTACATCAGTATCGTCAACAAGACCATCAGAGACCTCATGCCCAAGACTATCATGCACCTCATGATCAACAAC GCTAAAGACTTCATCCACTCAGAGCTGCTGGCGTACCTGTACTCCTCGGGTGATCAGAACAGTCTGATGGAGGAGTCTGCTGACCAGGCCCAGCGCAGAGACGAGATGCTGCGTATGTACCACGCCATAAAAGAGGCCCTCAACATCATCGGTGACATCAGCACCACCACTGTGTCCACTCCTGCTCCTCCGCCCGTCAACGACAGCTGGATTCCAGAGACAAG CCCCACCCCCCAGCACAGACCGGCTACATCGGCTCCGCCCCCCAGCAGGCCTCCTGCAGTGAGAGGTCCAACGCCAGGCCCGCCCACTCTTAACCCCATCCCCTCCTTTGTAGCCCCGCCCATTCCCTCTCGCCCAGGCCAAGATCCTTTCACTGCGCCCCCTCAGATCCCCTCCCGCCCCGCCCGCATCCCCCCGGGCATCCCCAG cagaagaccccctGGCGCTCCCAACCGGCCCACCATTATCCGCCCCGCCGAGCCCTCCCTGCTAGACTAG
- the LOC127953849 gene encoding dynamin-2 isoform X5: MGNRGMEDLIPLINKLQDAFSSIGQSCNLDLPQIAVVGGQSAGKSSVLENFVGRDFLPRGSGIVTRRPLILQLVNNKAEYAEFLHCKGRKFVDFDEVRQEIEAETDRITGSNKGISPIPINLRVYSPHVLNLTLIDLPGMTKVAVGDQPPDIEHQIRDMILQFITRESCLILAVTPANTDLANSDALKVAKEVDPQGLRTIGVITKLDLMDEGTDARDILENKLLPLRRGYIGVVNRSQKDIDGRKDIRAALAAERKFFLSHPSYRHMAERMGTPHLQKTLNQQLTNHIRDTLPGLRSKLQSQLLSLEKEVEEYKNFRPDDPTRKTKALLQMVQQFGVDFEKRIEGSGDQVDTAELSGGARINRIFHERFPFELVKIVFDEKELRREISHAIKNVHGVRTGLFTPDLAFEAIVKKQIIKLKEPCLKCIDLVIQELINTVRQCTNKLGSYPRLREETERIVTTYVREREGKTKDQVLLLIDIELSYINTNHEDFIGFANAQQRNVVNKKRAIPNQGEILVIRKGWLTLHISIMKGGSKEYWFVLTAESLSWYKDEEEKEKKYMLPLDNLKLRDVEKGFMSTKHIFAIFNTEQRNVYKDLRQIELACDTQEDMDSWKASFLRAGVYPEKDQVESEEAAPADTFSMDPQLERQVETIRNLVDSYISIVNKTIRDLMPKTIMHLMINNAKDFIHSELLAYLYSSGDQNSLMEESADQAQRRDEMLRMYHAIKEALNIIGDISTTTVSTPAPPPVNDSWIPETSPTPQHRPATSAPPPSRPPAVRGPTPGPPTLNPIPSFVAPPIPSRPGQDPFTAPPQIPSRPARIPPGIPRRPPPRRPENQW, translated from the exons gGATTTCCTTCCCCGAGGCTCCGGAATCGTCACCCGCAGGCCTCTCATTCTGCAGCTAGTAAACAACAAAGCTG AATATGCGGAATTCTTGCACTGCAAAGGGAGAAAGTTTGTGGACTTTGATGAAGTCCGGCAAGAAATTGAAGCCGAGACCGACAGGATCACTGGCTCCAATAAGGGCATCTCTCCTATTCCCATCAACCTGAGGGTTTACTCTCCACACG TCCTGAATCTGACCCTCATCGATTTGCCCGGTATGACTAAGGTTGCGGTGGGCGACCAGCCGCCAGACATCGAGCACCAGATTCGAGACATGATTCTGCAGTTCATCACTAGAGAAAGCTGCCTGATCCTGGCGGTCACCCCGGCCAACACTGACCTGGCCAACTCAGACGCTCTCAAGGTGGCGAAGGAAGTGGACCCTCAAG GACTGCGTACCATCGGTGTGATTACTAAACTGGATCTAATGGATGAGGGTACAGACGCACGGGATATCCTGGAAAATAAACTCTTACCACTGCGCAGAG GTTATATTGGTGTAGTGAATCGTAGTCAGAAAGACATAGATGGCAGGAAGGACATTCGTGCTGCACTGGCAGCCGAAAGGAAGTTTTTCCTGTCCCACCCCAGTTACAGACACATGGCTGAACGAATGGGAACACCGCACCTACAGAAGACCCTCAACCAG caattaaCCAACCACATCCGGGACACGCTACCCGGCCTGCGCAGCAAACTCCAGTCTCAGCTTCTCTCTCTGGAAAAAGAGGTGGAAGAGTATAAGAACTTCCGCCCGGATGACCCTACGCGAAAAACCAAGGCCCTTCTGCA GATGGTCCAGCAgtttggagtggactttgagaaGCGCATCGAGGGGTCCGGAGACCAGGTGGACACTGCAGAGCTGTCCGGAGGTGCCAGGATTAACCGAATTTTCCATGAGCGCTTCCCCTTCGAGCTGGTCAAG ATTGTGTTTGACGAGAAGGAGCTCCGGCGAGAAATCAGTCACGCCATTAAGAACGTCCATGGTGTCAG AACTGGGCTGTTCACTCCAGATCTGGCGTTTGAAGCCATCGTGAAAAAGCAGATCATTAAGCTGAAAGAGCCCTGTCTGAAATGTATCGATCTGGTTATTCAGGAGCTCATCAACACAGTCAGGCAGTGCACCAACAAG CTAGGCTCTTACCCCAGACTGCGAGAAGAGACCGAGAGGATTGTCACTACTTAtgtcagagagagagaaggcaaGACCAAGGACCAG gTCCTTTTGCTGATTGACATTGAGCTGTCATACATTAACACAAACCATGAGGACTTCATTGGATTTGCAAA CGCCCAGCAAAGGAATGTTGTCAACAAGAAAAGAGCCATTCCCAACCAG GGTGAAATACTG GTGATCCGTAAAGGCTGGCTAACCCTCCACATCAGCATTATGAAGGGTGGCTCCAAGGAGTACTGGTTCGTCCTGACGGCCGAATCACTGTCCTGGTACAAGGACGAGGAG GAAAAAGAGAAGAAATACATGCTTCCTCTGGACAACCTGAAGCTCAGAGACGTGGAGAAAGGCTTCATGTCCACTAAGCATATTTTTGCAATCTTCAACACTGAGCAAAG GAACGTGTACAAGGACTTGCGTCAGATCGAGCTGGCCTGTGATACGCAGGAGGACATGGACAGCTGGAAAGCCTCTTTTCTCCGAGCAGGCGTTTATCCTGAGAAAGATCAG gtggagTCAGAAGAGGCCGCTCCAGCCGACACCTTCTCCATGGACCCTCAGCTGGAGAGGCAGGTGGAGACCATCCGTAATCTGGTGGACTCTTACATCAGTATCGTCAACAAGACCATCAGAGACCTCATGCCCAAGACTATCATGCACCTCATGATCAACAAC GCTAAAGACTTCATCCACTCAGAGCTGCTGGCGTACCTGTACTCCTCGGGTGATCAGAACAGTCTGATGGAGGAGTCTGCTGACCAGGCCCAGCGCAGAGACGAGATGCTGCGTATGTACCACGCCATAAAAGAGGCCCTCAACATCATCGGTGACATCAGCACCACCACTGTGTCCACTCCTGCTCCTCCGCCCGTCAACGACAGCTGGATTCCAGAGACAAG CCCCACCCCCCAGCACAGACCGGCTACATCGGCTCCGCCCCCCAGCAGGCCTCCTGCAGTGAGAGGTCCAACGCCAGGCCCGCCCACTCTTAACCCCATCCCCTCCTTTGTAGCCCCGCCCATTCCCTCTCGCCCAGGCCAAGATCCTTTCACTGCGCCCCCTCAGATCCCCTCCCGCCCCGCCCGCATCCCCCCGGGCATCCCCAG ACGTCCACCTCCACGACGGCCAGAGAACCAGTGGTGA
- the LOC127953849 gene encoding dynamin-2 isoform X6, whose product MGNRGMEDLIPLINKLQDAFSSIGQSCNLDLPQIAVVGGQSAGKSSVLENFVGRDFLPRGSGIVTRRPLILQLVNNKAEYAEFLHCKGRKFVDFDEVRQEIEAETDRITGSNKGISPIPINLRVYSPHVLNLTLIDLPGMTKVAVGDQPPDIEHQIRDMILQFITRESCLILAVTPANTDLANSDALKVAKEVDPQGLRTIGVITKLDLMDEGTDARDILENKLLPLRRGYIGVVNRSQKDIDGRKDIRAALAAERKFFLSHPSYRHMAERMGTPHLQKTLNQQLTNHIRDTLPGLRSKLQSQLLSLEKEVEEYKNFRPDDPTRKTKALLQMVQQFGVDFEKRIEGSGDQVDTAELSGGARINRIFHERFPFELVKIVFDEKELRREISHAIKNVHGVRTGLFTPDLAFETIVKKQIRKLKEPSLKCVDLVVSELTTLVRKSGNKLGSYPRLREETERIVTTYVREREGKTKDQVLLLIDIELSYINTNHEDFIGFANAQQRNVVNKKRAIPNQGEILVIRKGWLTLHISIMKGGSKEYWFVLTAESLSWYKDEEEKEKKYMLPLDNLKLRDVEKGFMSTKHIFAIFNTEQRNVYKDLRQIELACDTQEDMDSWKASFLRAGVYPEKDQVESEEAAPADTFSMDPQLERQVETIRNLVDSYISIVNKTIRDLMPKTIMHLMINNAKDFIHSELLAYLYSSGDQNSLMEESADQAQRRDEMLRMYHAIKEALNIIGDISTTTVSTPAPPPVNDSWIPETSPTPQHRPATSAPPPSRPPAVRGPTPGPPTLNPIPSFVAPPIPSRPGQDPFTAPPQIPSRPARIPPGIPSRRPPGAPNRPTIIRPAEPSLLD is encoded by the exons gGATTTCCTTCCCCGAGGCTCCGGAATCGTCACCCGCAGGCCTCTCATTCTGCAGCTAGTAAACAACAAAGCTG AATATGCGGAATTCTTGCACTGCAAAGGGAGAAAGTTTGTGGACTTTGATGAAGTCCGGCAAGAAATTGAAGCCGAGACCGACAGGATCACTGGCTCCAATAAGGGCATCTCTCCTATTCCCATCAACCTGAGGGTTTACTCTCCACACG TCCTGAATCTGACCCTCATCGATTTGCCCGGTATGACTAAGGTTGCGGTGGGCGACCAGCCGCCAGACATCGAGCACCAGATTCGAGACATGATTCTGCAGTTCATCACTAGAGAAAGCTGCCTGATCCTGGCGGTCACCCCGGCCAACACTGACCTGGCCAACTCAGACGCTCTCAAGGTGGCGAAGGAAGTGGACCCTCAAG GACTGCGTACCATCGGTGTGATTACTAAACTGGATCTAATGGATGAGGGTACAGACGCACGGGATATCCTGGAAAATAAACTCTTACCACTGCGCAGAG GTTATATTGGTGTAGTGAATCGTAGTCAGAAAGACATAGATGGCAGGAAGGACATTCGTGCTGCACTGGCAGCCGAAAGGAAGTTTTTCCTGTCCCACCCCAGTTACAGACACATGGCTGAACGAATGGGAACACCGCACCTACAGAAGACCCTCAACCAG caattaaCCAACCACATCCGGGACACGCTACCCGGCCTGCGCAGCAAACTCCAGTCTCAGCTTCTCTCTCTGGAAAAAGAGGTGGAAGAGTATAAGAACTTCCGCCCGGATGACCCTACGCGAAAAACCAAGGCCCTTCTGCA GATGGTCCAGCAgtttggagtggactttgagaaGCGCATCGAGGGGTCCGGAGACCAGGTGGACACTGCAGAGCTGTCCGGAGGTGCCAGGATTAACCGAATTTTCCATGAGCGCTTCCCCTTCGAGCTGGTCAAG ATTGTGTTTGACGAGAAGGAGCTCCGGCGAGAAATCAGTCACGCCATTAAGAACGTCCATGGTGTCAG AACGGGGTTGTTCACCCCTGATCTGGCCTTTGAGACTATAGTGAAAAAACAGATCCGCAAACTGAAAGAGCCCAGCCTGAAATGCGTGGACCTGGTGGTGTCCGAACTCACCACCCTCGTCAGGAAAAGTGGCAACAAG CTAGGCTCTTACCCCAGACTGCGAGAAGAGACCGAGAGGATTGTCACTACTTAtgtcagagagagagaaggcaaGACCAAGGACCAG gTCCTTTTGCTGATTGACATTGAGCTGTCATACATTAACACAAACCATGAGGACTTCATTGGATTTGCAAA CGCCCAGCAAAGGAATGTTGTCAACAAGAAAAGAGCCATTCCCAACCAG GGTGAAATACTG GTGATCCGTAAAGGCTGGCTAACCCTCCACATCAGCATTATGAAGGGTGGCTCCAAGGAGTACTGGTTCGTCCTGACGGCCGAATCACTGTCCTGGTACAAGGACGAGGAG GAAAAAGAGAAGAAATACATGCTTCCTCTGGACAACCTGAAGCTCAGAGACGTGGAGAAAGGCTTCATGTCCACTAAGCATATTTTTGCAATCTTCAACACTGAGCAAAG GAACGTGTACAAGGACTTGCGTCAGATCGAGCTGGCCTGTGATACGCAGGAGGACATGGACAGCTGGAAAGCCTCTTTTCTCCGAGCAGGCGTTTATCCTGAGAAAGATCAG gtggagTCAGAAGAGGCCGCTCCAGCCGACACCTTCTCCATGGACCCTCAGCTGGAGAGGCAGGTGGAGACCATCCGTAATCTGGTGGACTCTTACATCAGTATCGTCAACAAGACCATCAGAGACCTCATGCCCAAGACTATCATGCACCTCATGATCAACAAC GCTAAAGACTTCATCCACTCAGAGCTGCTGGCGTACCTGTACTCCTCGGGTGATCAGAACAGTCTGATGGAGGAGTCTGCTGACCAGGCCCAGCGCAGAGACGAGATGCTGCGTATGTACCACGCCATAAAAGAGGCCCTCAACATCATCGGTGACATCAGCACCACCACTGTGTCCACTCCTGCTCCTCCGCCCGTCAACGACAGCTGGATTCCAGAGACAAG CCCCACCCCCCAGCACAGACCGGCTACATCGGCTCCGCCCCCCAGCAGGCCTCCTGCAGTGAGAGGTCCAACGCCAGGCCCGCCCACTCTTAACCCCATCCCCTCCTTTGTAGCCCCGCCCATTCCCTCTCGCCCAGGCCAAGATCCTTTCACTGCGCCCCCTCAGATCCCCTCCCGCCCCGCCCGCATCCCCCCGGGCATCCCCAG cagaagaccccctGGCGCTCCCAACCGGCCCACCATTATCCGCCCCGCCGAGCCCTCCCTGCTAGACTAG